In the genome of Chelmon rostratus isolate fCheRos1 chromosome 24, fCheRos1.pri, whole genome shotgun sequence, one region contains:
- the atp7b gene encoding copper-transporting ATPase 2: MFSPKSPKSLSKYVSQQSHGPEEQICMVDCGCEPDCTCSAHSAGSSWTRCAPQVQRNGPGIEKHGLDNLAYEYGSQSELCPPSKTASRATFKLLGFTPEQHAQAIESRISGLNGVLAASVSSPSSLAKVDHDTSVITTKEIALELQSMGFNVESAVRIGVDGMHCQSCVQSIEGQIGPLTGVSHIQVSLQDGAALVVYRPLLVTQQELRDKIEDMGFGATLLADDPPGQDISYWQGAILDTSIQTVPIWIVGMTCSSCVQSIEGRISQMTGVLSIVVSLKEEKGTVTFDPSLTEPEQLRAAIEDMGFDASLEESAKSIQTHDKSRPVSSGPSDLSDLQSSNKAGVSNGTGSQSTCAGREMKVQKCFICVTGMTCASCVANIERNLLKHEGIITVLVSLMAGKAEVKYDSKVMNAAGVAQLIEELGFGAKLIEDNAVTHGKLNLTITGMTCASCVHNIESKLISTKGILGASVALATNKAQVQFDPEVLGARDIIKIIQSLGFEASLTKAGFKNNLDHTEEIQQWKSSFLLSLVFGLPVMGLMIYMMVMDSQHQEHGGSMPEEQNLLPGLSLLNLAFFLLCTPVQIFGGRYFYIQAYRSLRHRTANMDVLIVLATSIAYIYSCVVLIVAMAERASQSPITFFDTPPMLFVFIALGRWLEHIAKNKTSEALAKLMSLQATDATVVTLGPDGSIISEEQVVVELVQRGDIVKVVPGGKFPVDGKVIEGSSMADESLITGEPMPVSKKVGSLVIAGSINAHGALLVEATHVGADTTLSQIVKLVEEAQTSKAPIQQFADRLSGYFVPFIVIVSLLTLVAWLAVGFVNFDIVKENFPGYNQNISKAEVIIRFAFQASITVLSIACPCSLGLATPTAVMVGTGVGAQNGILIKGGEPLEMAHKIRVVMFDKTGTITNGVPRVTRVLVLWEMARMPLRKILAVVGTAEASSEHPLGMAVAKHCKEELGSAVLGYCQDFQAVPGCGISCRVSNVEHLLQPQSQERFLLPGATTDESSLLSAADDSSAGEPLSYSVLIGNREWMRRNGHHIEADVDAAMSSHETKGQTAILVAIDGVLCAMLAIADTVKAESALAVHTLNSMGIEVVMITGDNRRTAKAIAAQVGIRKVFAEVLPSHKVAKVQELQEKGLRVAMVGDGVNDSPALARADVGIAIGTGTDVAIEAADIVLIRNDLLDVVASVELSQKTVRRIRINFVFALIYNLLGIPIAAGVFMPAGLVLQPWMGSAAMAASSVSVVLSSLLLRLYKKTSVELYEVQARGQMRSLRSSQISTHLGLEGQRRSPALPARAQEQLSQSGAVPLALSSRPSSRGPSINSVQEKQDRCSLLDHQTAEDLSVL; encoded by the exons ATGTTTTCTCCAAAGTCGCCTAAAAGTCTTTCAAAGTATGTCTCCCAGCAGTCGCACGGCCCCGAGGAGCAGATCTGTATGGTTGATTGTGGCTGCGAGCCGGACTGCACCTGCAGCGCCCACTCCGCCGGCAGCAGCTGGACACGCTGTGCGCCACAGGTCCAG AGGAATGGTCCTGGCATTGAGAAACACGGCCTTGACAACTTGGCCTATGAGTATGGGAGTCAGAGTGAACTTTGCCCCCCATCCAAAACTGCCTCCAGAGCAACCTTCAAACTCCTGGGATTCACTCCTGAGCAGCACGCCCAAGCCATCGAAAGCCGCATCTCTGGCCTGAATGGAGTACTCGCTGCCAGCGTGTCCTCACCCAGCAGCTTGGCCAAAGTGGACCATGATACCTCAGTTATCACAACCAAAGAGATCGCCCTGGAGCTCCAGAGCATGGGATTCAATGTGGAATCAGCGGTGCGGATTGGGGTGGACGGCATGCACTGCCAGTCCTGTGTGCAGTCCATTGAGGGGCAGATTGGTCCTCTCACAGGGGTTTCACATATTCAGGTGTCCCTTCAAGACGGCGCCGCGCTGGTTGTGTATCGACCTCTTCTAGTTACCCAACAGGAGCTGAGAGACAAGATCGAGGACATGGGCTTTGGTGCCACTTTACTAGCCGATGATCCACCCGGACAAGATATAAGCTACTGGCAGGGGGCCATATTGGACACTTCAATCCAGACTGTTCCCATTTGGATTGTAGGGATGACCTGCAGCTCTTGTGTGCAGTCCATAGAAGGGAGGATCTCTCAGATGACAGGGGTGCTGTCCATAGTGGTGTcgctgaaggaggaaaagggaacagtgacctttgaccccagtCTGACGGAGCCGGAGCAGCTCCGCGCAGCCATCGAGGACATGGGCTTTGACGCGTCACTTGAAG AATCTGCAAAGAGCATCCAGACTCATGACAAGTCCAGGCCTGTGAGTTCTGGACCTTCTGACCTCTCTGATTTGCAGTCATCCAATAAGGCAGGAGTCAGCAATGGCACTGGATCACAGTCAACCTGTGCTGGAAGAGAGATGAAAGTCCAAAAGTGCTTCATCTGCGTAACGGGAATGACCTGCGCCTCCTGTGTGGCCAACATCGAGAGGAACCTGCTCAAACACGAGG GAATCATCACGGTGTTGGTATCACTAATGGCCGGAAAGGCAGAGGTGAAATATGACTCAAAAGTCATGAACGCTGCCGGGGTCGCTCAGCTCATAGAAGAACTGGGCTTTGGTGCCAAACTGATAGAGGATAATGCAGTAACACATGGGAAACTGAACCTCACT ATCACAGGCATGACGTGTGCATCATGCGTCCACAACATTGAGTCCAAGCTCATCTCAACCAAAGGGATCCTCGGGGCCTCAGTTGCCCTGGCAACCAACAAAGCACAGGTCCAGTTTGACCCAGAGGTGCTCGGGGCTCGAGATATTATCAAAATCATTCAG AGCCTTGGTTTCGAGGCATCTCTGACAAAAGCTGGCTTCAAGAACAACCTGGATCACACAGAAGAAATTCAACA GTGGAAGAGCTCCTTTCTGCTCAGCCTCGTTTTCGGCCTGCCTGTCATGGGCCTCATGATCTACATGATGGTGATGGACAGTCAGCACCAGGAACATGGAGGTTCCATGCCCGAGGAGCAGAACCTGCTGCCCGGCCTCTCCCTCCTCAACCTGGccttcttcctgctctgcacACCTGTGCAG aTCTTTGGAGGCCGATACTTCTATATCCAGGCGTATCGCTCGTTGAGACACCGCACGGCCAACATGGACGTGCTGATCGTGTTGGCCACCTCCATCGCCTACATCTACTCTTGCGTGGTCCTCATTGTAGCCATGGCCGAGCGAGCCAGCCAGAGCCCCATCACCTTTTTCGACACTCCGCCTATGCTCTTTGTGTTCATCGCTCTGGGCCGATGGCTGGAGCACATTGCAaag aaTAAAACCTCGGAGGCTTTGGCCAAATTAATGTCACTTCAAGCCACTGATGCCACTGTGGTCACATTGGGACCTGACGGCTCCATCATCAG tgaggagcaggtggtggtggagctggTCCAGAGGGGTGACATCGTGAAAGTCGTCCCAGGAGGAAAGTTTCCTGTTGACGGGAAAGTGATTGAGGGAAGCTCCATGGCAGATGAGTCCTTGATCACAG GTGAGCCGATGCCTGTCAGTAAGAAGGTGGGCAGTTTGGTGATTGCCGGCTCCATCAACGCTCACGGTGCTCTCCTGGTGGAGGCCACTCACGTTGGCGCCGACACGACTCTGTCCCAAATCGTGAAACTGGTGGAGGAGGCCCAAACCTCGAAG GCTCCCATCCAGCAGTTTGCAGACAGGCTCAGCGGCTACTTTGTGCCCTTCATCGTGATCGTTTCTCTGCTGACGCTGGTGGCATGGCTGGCGGTCGGGTTTGTCAACTTTGACATAGTGAAGGAGAACTTCCCG GGTTACAACCAGAACATCTCCAAGGCGGAGGTCATTATCCGCTTTGCCTTCCAGGCGTCTATCACAGTCCTGTCCATCGCCTGCCCCTGCTCCCTGGGGCTGGCAACCCCGACGGCTGTCATGGTGGGCACAGGGGTTGGAGCTCAGAATGGGATCCTCATCAAAGGAGGCGAGCCGCTGGAGATGGCCCATAAG ATCCGCGTGGTGATGTTCGATAAGACCGGCACGATTACAAACGGCGTGCCGCGGGTGACGCGTGTGTTGGTGTTGTGGGAAATGGCCCGAATGCCCCTGAGGAAGATCCTGGCTGTGGTCGGCACGGCGGAGGCCAGCAGCGAGCACCCACTGGGCATGGCGGTCGCCAAACACTGCAAAGAG GAGCTGGGCTCTGCCGTGCTGGGCTACTGCCAGGACTTCCAGGCGGTGCCCGGTTGTGGGATCAGCTGCCGGGTTTCCAACGTGGAACATCTGTTGCAGCCGCAGAGCCAAGAGCGTTTCCTGCTGCCGGGAGCCACCACCGACGAGagcagcctcctctctgctgccgACGACTCGTCTGCAG GCGAGCCTTTGTCCTACTCTGTATTGATTGGCAACAGAGAGTGGATGAGGAGGAACGGCCACCACATCGAAGCAGACGTCGATGCCGCCATGTCCAGCCATGAGACCAAAGGCCAGACTGCTATCCTGGTGGCGATAGAtg GAGTGCTGTGCGCCATGTTAGCCATTGCAGACACAGTGAAGGCAGAGTCGGCCTTAGCAGTGCATACACTCAACAGCATGGGCATCGAGGTGGTTATGATAACAGGGGACAACAGGCGCACAGCAAAAGCCATAGCTgcacag GTGGGGATCAGAAAGGTGTTTGCAGAGGTGCTGCCCTCACACAAGGTGGCAAAAGTGCAAGAGCTGCAGGAAAAAGGCCTGCGGGTGGCCATGGTTGGAGACGGCGTCAACGACTCGCCCGCCCTGGCTCGGGCCGACGTCGGCATCGCCATCGGCACGGGCACCGACGTGGCTATCGAGGCGGCCGACATCGTCCTGATCCGA AACGACCTGCTGGATGTGGTGGCCAGCGTGGAGCTGTCGCAGAAGACGGTTCGCAGGATAAGGATCAACTTTGTCTTCGCCCTCATCTACAACCTCCTTGGAATACCCATCGCTGCAG GTGTGTTCATGCCTGCCGGCCTCGTGCTTCAACCCTGGATGGGCTCTGCTGCGATGGCTGCCTCGTCTGTTTCCGTGGTCCTCTCGTCTTTACTGCTGAGATT GTACAAGAAAACCTCTGTGGAGCTGTATGAGGTGCAAGCGCGGGGTCAGATGAGGAGCCTCCGGTCGTCGCAGATCAGCACACATCTGGGTCTGGAAGGCCAGCGCCGCAGCCCCGCTCTCCCCGCCCGAGCCCAGGAACAGCTGAGCCAAAGCGGCGCCGTCCCACTGGCCCTCTCCAGCCGGCCGTCCAGCCGGGGACCCTCTATTAACTCTGTCCAGGAAAAGCAGGACCGGTGCTCCCTCCTGGAccaccagactgcagaggaccTCAGTGTGTTGTaa